The Pantoea nemavictus genome includes a region encoding these proteins:
- the mlc gene encoding sugar metabolism global transcriptional regulator Mlc, translated as MNLYSQPGHIDQIKQTNAGVVYRLIDLYGPISRIELSKRAQLAPASITKIVREMLDAHLVQETEFQEPGSRGRPAIGLILDTLAWHYLAVRIQPGQITLTLRDLSTRALQEDRLPLHATAEKPLLQTLHDVVNDFFIRHQSKLERLTAIAITLPGLINAASGVVHRMPGYDVQDMPLGETLAERTGLPVFVQHDISAWTLAEALFGASSGAQNVIQIVINETVGAGVISGGQLLHKSGRTLVEIGHTQIDPYGQQCYCGNNGCLETVASTGSLLNLTAQRLPSQPDSLLHQAPLTIETLCAAAQQGDRLARDVIAGVGHHVGRMLAMMVNIFNPQQILIGSPLNQAADVLFPAVSSTIRQQALPAYSSEIQLTPTAFSDPGTFGGAALIKDALYSGHLLVKLLQG; from the coding sequence GTGAATCTGTACAGTCAACCTGGCCATATTGACCAGATAAAACAGACCAACGCAGGTGTGGTTTACCGACTGATTGACCTTTACGGCCCGATTTCGCGTATTGAGCTTTCTAAACGTGCCCAGTTAGCACCCGCCAGTATTACCAAAATCGTGCGTGAAATGCTCGATGCCCATCTGGTACAGGAAACCGAATTTCAGGAGCCGGGCAGCCGCGGTCGTCCAGCGATTGGTCTCATTCTCGATACGTTAGCCTGGCACTATCTCGCCGTTCGCATTCAACCGGGACAGATTACGCTGACGCTGCGCGATCTCAGCACGCGCGCGTTGCAGGAAGATCGTTTGCCGTTACACGCCACCGCTGAAAAACCGCTGCTGCAAACGCTGCATGATGTAGTGAATGACTTCTTTATTCGCCACCAAAGCAAGCTGGAGCGTTTAACGGCCATCGCCATTACCTTACCGGGATTAATCAACGCCGCATCCGGTGTGGTGCATCGTATGCCAGGTTATGACGTGCAGGATATGCCCTTAGGCGAAACGCTGGCAGAGCGCACCGGTTTGCCGGTTTTTGTGCAGCATGATATTTCTGCCTGGACGTTAGCCGAAGCGCTGTTTGGTGCATCAAGCGGTGCACAGAATGTGATTCAGATTGTAATCAATGAAACCGTTGGCGCCGGTGTGATTAGCGGAGGACAGCTGCTGCATAAAAGTGGCCGCACCCTGGTGGAGATCGGGCATACGCAAATCGATCCTTATGGCCAGCAGTGTTATTGCGGCAATAATGGCTGTCTCGAAACCGTGGCCAGCACCGGAAGTCTGTTGAATCTGACGGCGCAGCGTTTGCCATCGCAGCCAGATAGCCTATTGCATCAGGCGCCACTCACCATTGAAACGCTTTGTGCCGCTGCGCAGCAGGGCGATCGTTTGGCGCGCGACGTCATCGCCGGTGTCGGGCATCATGTTGGCCGCATGCTGGCAATGATGGTCAACATCTTTAATCCTCAACAAATACTTATCGGTTCGCCGCTAAATCAGGCGGCTGATGTCCTGTTTCCTGCGGTGAGCAGTACCATTCGTCAGCAGGCATTGCCGGCTTACAGTAGCGAAATCCAGCTGACACCAACGGCTTTCAGCGATCCTGGCACCTTCGGCGGCGCTGCGCTGATAAAAGACGCGCTATATAGCGGCCATTTATTGGTAAAACTGTTGCAGGGATAA
- a CDS encoding LysR family transcriptional regulator has protein sequence MNIELRHLRYFIAVAEELHFGRAAQRLNISQPPLSQQIQQLEQEIGAQLFTRTNRSVQITPAGELFLQDARTILLQVDQAARRAARVHSGQEGELRIGFTSSAPFTGLVSDALYQFRQRWPDVHIQMQENNTRQQLAPLHDNRLDLGVMRNTPLPADLQHRVLLREPLCAVVHWAHPLADAESISIQALANEPFVFFDPQGGTALYGEILALLHRYQIKPFITQEVGEAMTILGLVATGLGVSILPASFRRARLADVVWIPLQESDAISEVWLVWSAMREPSAQMTHMMSLMLQNAEI, from the coding sequence ATGAATATAGAGTTACGTCATTTACGCTATTTCATCGCGGTTGCGGAAGAGTTGCATTTTGGCCGTGCCGCGCAGCGTCTGAATATTTCACAGCCGCCGCTCAGCCAGCAGATTCAACAGCTGGAGCAGGAGATTGGTGCGCAACTGTTCACGCGCACCAATCGCAGCGTGCAAATTACGCCGGCCGGCGAACTGTTTTTGCAGGATGCGCGCACGATACTACTGCAGGTTGATCAAGCCGCTCGCCGCGCCGCGCGTGTACATAGTGGTCAGGAGGGCGAGTTGCGGATTGGTTTTACCTCTTCGGCTCCTTTTACCGGATTAGTCTCGGATGCGCTCTATCAATTTCGTCAGCGCTGGCCTGACGTGCACATTCAGATGCAGGAGAACAATACGCGTCAGCAGCTGGCGCCTCTGCATGATAACCGGCTGGATCTGGGGGTAATGCGTAATACGCCGTTACCGGCTGATCTGCAGCATCGCGTGTTGCTGCGTGAGCCGCTTTGCGCGGTGGTGCACTGGGCGCATCCACTGGCCGATGCTGAATCGATCTCCATTCAGGCGCTGGCCAACGAACCCTTTGTGTTTTTCGATCCGCAGGGTGGAACTGCGCTGTATGGTGAAATTCTGGCACTGCTGCATCGCTATCAAATCAAACCCTTTATTACCCAGGAAGTGGGCGAAGCGATGACTATTCTTGGACTGGTGGCGACCGGTCTTGGCGTTTCGATTTTACCGGCTTCATTCCGGCGCGCGCGCCTGGCAGACGTGGTATGGATTCCGTTACAGGAGAGTGACGCGATTTCTGAAGTTTGGCTGGTGTGGTCAGCAATGCGCGAACCCAGTGCGCAGATGACTCATATGATGTCGTTGATGCTACAAAACGCAGAGATTTGA